In Methanobrevibacter sp., a genomic segment contains:
- a CDS encoding gamma carbonic anhydrase family protein has product MENKKDSVIICPGAQVLGNVELGEDVSVWHGAVIRGDTDSITIGNNSNVQDNCVVHCTKGFPVVIGENVSVGHGAVVHGCKLDDNVLIGMNATVLNGAHISRNSIVGAGAVVSEGKEFPEGSLILGVPAKAIKQLSEEQVKLIQDNADNYVKLSKQYKED; this is encoded by the coding sequence ATGGAAAATAAAAAAGACTCTGTTATAATATGCCCAGGCGCACAGGTACTCGGAAATGTGGAATTAGGCGAGGATGTCTCTGTATGGCACGGTGCCGTAATAAGGGGAGACACAGACTCAATCACCATAGGAAACAATTCCAATGTTCAGGACAATTGTGTCGTTCATTGCACAAAAGGATTTCCTGTAGTCATTGGCGAAAACGTTTCTGTTGGCCATGGTGCTGTCGTTCATGGCTGTAAGTTGGATGATAACGTTTTAATTGGAATGAATGCGACAGTCTTAAACGGCGCTCATATTTCCAGGAATTCCATCGTTGGTGCAGGCGCTGTTGTAAGCGAAGGGAAGGAATTTCCCGAAGGCAGCTTGATTTTAGGAGTTCCAGCCAAAGCTATTAAGCAGCTTAGCGAGGAACAGGTAAAGCTTATTCAAGATAATGCGGACAATTATGTTAAACTTTCCAAACAGTATAAGGAAGATTAA
- the hisC gene encoding histidinol-phosphate transaminase gives MKARKIVDEMDSYVPGRSQDEIAEEFNLNKDEIIKLGSNENPWGPSPKAMQAIRDEIKSINRYPESQLKELVGEIADYSGVDDNQVIIGGDGADEIIDILAKTFINEGDEFIVPLPSYMYYEYLLQQYGAHPVYARWDLDRNELDVDSIFDAVTDKTKMMFLCTPNNPTGTLIEKDVLREIASKNPEVLIVVDEAYFEYSEVTNKDLINEFDNIFIIRTMSKVLGLAGMRIGYGLACPEIIEYMHRIKPVFSLTRLSFVAALNTFQDKEYIKDSIEKGIESRQYLYDELSKIDSLNVFPSKSNFMLIGVKDTGFTASELALELMKKGIIVRDCTSFKGLGEYWIRISICTLEEDEKFIEIIKEVLN, from the coding sequence ATGAAGGCAAGAAAGATTGTAGATGAAATGGATTCATATGTCCCCGGCAGGTCTCAGGACGAGATTGCTGAGGAATTTAATTTAAATAAGGATGAGATTATCAAATTGGGATCCAATGAAAACCCATGGGGGCCGTCCCCAAAGGCCATGCAGGCCATTCGCGATGAAATCAAATCCATAAACAGGTATCCTGAATCCCAGCTGAAGGAGCTTGTAGGCGAAATAGCGGATTATTCCGGGGTTGATGACAATCAGGTGATTATCGGCGGTGATGGTGCGGATGAAATCATTGACATTCTGGCAAAGACATTCATCAATGAAGGTGATGAGTTCATAGTGCCTTTGCCTTCCTACATGTACTATGAATATCTGCTCCAGCAATACGGAGCCCATCCGGTCTATGCAAGGTGGGATCTGGATAGGAACGAATTGGATGTTGATTCCATATTCGATGCGGTAACCGACAAAACCAAAATGATGTTTCTATGCACTCCTAACAACCCTACAGGCACACTAATCGAAAAGGATGTTTTAAGGGAGATAGCTTCTAAAAATCCTGAGGTATTGATTGTTGTCGATGAAGCTTACTTTGAATATTCCGAAGTCACTAATAAAGATTTAATCAATGAATTTGACAATATTTTTATCATTCGTACAATGTCTAAGGTTTTGGGTCTTGCAGGCATGAGGATAGGCTACGGCCTGGCCTGTCCGGAAATTATAGAATATATGCACAGAATCAAACCAGTATTTTCACTGACAAGACTGTCCTTTGTAGCTGCACTCAATACATTTCAGGATAAGGAATACATTAAGGATTCAATAGAAAAGGGAATTGAATCAAGACAGTATCTCTATGACGAACTATCAAAGATAGATTCCTTGAATGTGTTCCCGTCCAAGTCTAATTTCATGCTGATTGGCGTTAAGGACACAGGTTTTACTGCAAGCGAATTGGCTTTGGAATTGATGAAAAAGGGAATAATCGTAAGGGACTGCACTTCCTTTAAAGGGTTGGGCGAATATTGGATAAGAATCAGCATCTGCACCCTTGAAGAGGATGAGAAATTCATTGAAATCATAAAAGAGGTTTTAAACTAA
- a CDS encoding queuosine precursor transporter, with amino-acid sequence MNLIAAVCYSITIALPAPAFFENSEAFSVVLGSTFRLLVASFVAYLVGSLVNAKVMVILKRWDEKKLFLRCIVSTLFGEGLDAIIFITIGFLGTMPVEALLMMILAQALFKTVYEIIVYPITRTVIYSVKKLPEV; translated from the coding sequence ATGAATCTTATAGCTGCAGTCTGTTATTCAATCACGATTGCACTGCCGGCACCGGCATTTTTTGAAAACTCAGAGGCCTTTAGTGTTGTTTTAGGTTCCACTTTCAGGTTACTGGTGGCTAGCTTCGTTGCTTATTTGGTGGGATCCCTTGTAAATGCTAAAGTGATGGTGATTCTTAAAAGGTGGGATGAGAAAAAGCTATTTTTAAGGTGCATAGTTTCAACTCTTTTTGGCGAAGGTTTGGATGCAATAATATTTATCACCATCGGATTTTTAGGCACAATGCCTGTTGAAGCTTTGTTAATGATGATTTTAGCGCAAGCATTGTTTAAAACGGTGTATGAGATAATTGTCTATCCAATTACACGGACTGTAATATATAGTGTTAAAAAATTGCCAGAGGTTTAA
- a CDS encoding type II toxin-antitoxin system RelE/ParE family toxin, whose product MKTIRITEEVHGKLAHLAYKESEMSFKSKKCTKCKKTRVGMYRIIYFIDESKKEIEIVDIGP is encoded by the coding sequence ATGAAAACAATTCGCATAACTGAAGAAGTCCACGGTAAATTAGCTCATTTGGCCTATAAAGAATCTGAAATGTCATTTAAAAGTAAAAAATGCACAAAATGTAAAAAGACAAGAGTTGGAATGTATAGAATTATATATTTCATTGATGAATCAAAAAAAGAGATTGAAATTGTCGATATTGGTCCTTGA
- a CDS encoding rubredoxin has translation MTIYVCLHCEYRFDTEKGDPAYNIPAGATPADMPDDWVCPECAALGVDAFIVEEE, from the coding sequence ATGACTATCTATGTATGTTTACACTGCGAATACAGATTTGACACAGAAAAAGGTGACCCTGCTTACAACATTCCTGCTGGAGCAACACCTGCAGACATGCCTGACGACTGGGTTTGCCCAGAATGCGCTGCTCTTGGAGTAGATGCTTTCATTGTAGAAGAAGAATAA
- the glmM gene encoding phosphoglucosamine mutase — MSDKKRLFGTFGVRRTANDVLTPEFASRLAACYGTQIQGTVAVGGDTRTSTPMLKEAVKAGLLSSGCDVVDLGILPTPGVQYAVRKYYDGGVMITASHNPPKYNGLKFLDEFGIGIPDEMDLAIEKLYFDEEPKRAHWSEIGEIYHNNKVIEEYVDEAISKVDVDAIRKAKLKVVVDCGSGAGCYTAPYLIRKLGCEVTTLNSQADGFFPGRDPEPIEENLQELISVVKELNADIGLAHDGDADRTICIDEKGNFVLGDKTFTLVEKQMLKENGGGIIVTTVATSQAIYDVADEYNGEVIATAVGDLLVARKLKDEDGLFGGEENGGLIFPDFVYGRDAVMTVAKILETIAKEKKPLSELVAELPVYYASKMKIECPDNQKEHVMNSIAEEIQNTTDFKLDLTDGVKILKDDGWVIIRPSGTEPIFRCFAESDSQQKADEMTDWGIDLIKKYKK; from the coding sequence ATGTCTGATAAAAAACGATTATTTGGAACTTTTGGAGTTAGAAGAACTGCAAATGATGTCTTGACTCCTGAGTTCGCATCAAGACTTGCGGCCTGCTACGGTACACAGATTCAAGGAACCGTGGCTGTTGGAGGAGATACAAGAACATCAACTCCTATGTTGAAGGAAGCTGTAAAAGCAGGACTTTTATCAAGCGGATGCGATGTAGTGGATTTAGGAATCCTGCCTACACCAGGTGTTCAATATGCAGTCCGCAAATATTATGACGGAGGAGTAATGATTACCGCTTCACATAACCCTCCAAAATACAATGGGCTTAAATTTTTAGATGAGTTCGGTATTGGAATACCAGATGAAATGGACCTTGCAATCGAAAAGTTGTACTTTGATGAAGAGCCAAAAAGAGCGCACTGGTCTGAAATCGGTGAAATTTACCACAACAACAAGGTTATTGAGGAATATGTTGATGAAGCAATATCCAAAGTGGATGTCGATGCAATACGCAAAGCAAAATTAAAAGTCGTTGTTGACTGCGGAAGTGGTGCCGGATGCTACACTGCACCATACCTAATTAGAAAACTTGGCTGTGAAGTGACTACTTTAAACTCACAGGCCGACGGATTTTTCCCAGGCCGTGACCCGGAACCTATTGAAGAAAACCTACAAGAGCTAATCAGTGTTGTGAAGGAATTGAATGCTGATATCGGTCTTGCGCACGACGGCGATGCAGACAGGACAATCTGCATTGACGAGAAAGGAAACTTTGTTTTAGGCGACAAGACATTCACCCTTGTGGAAAAACAGATGCTTAAAGAGAACGGCGGCGGAATCATTGTCACAACCGTTGCAACCTCCCAGGCAATTTATGACGTTGCAGACGAATACAATGGTGAAGTAATAGCCACTGCTGTTGGAGACTTGCTTGTTGCCCGTAAGCTCAAGGACGAGGATGGTCTTTTTGGTGGAGAAGAAAATGGAGGACTTATTTTCCCAGACTTCGTTTATGGAAGGGATGCAGTAATGACTGTTGCTAAAATCCTGGAAACCATCGCTAAAGAGAAAAAACCATTATCCGAGTTAGTGGCGGAGCTTCCAGTTTATTACGCAAGCAAAATGAAAATCGAATGCCCTGACAATCAAAAGGAACATGTCATGAACAGCATTGCAGAAGAAATTCAAAATACCACTGACTTCAAGTTAGACTTAACAGACGGCGTTAAAATCCTGAAAGATGATGGCTGGGTAATCATCAGACCATCAGGAACAGAACCAATTTTCAGATGCTTTGCCGAGTCAGACTCACAGCAGAAAGCTGATGAAATGACTGATTGGGGAATCGATTTAATCAAAAAATATAAAAAATAA
- a CDS encoding OB-fold nucleic acid binding domain-containing protein has product MEITDDKLLRIALITSLIGIIGLLILTPTIEVKKVKIEDITRSMIDEEVSVDCVVSEIAKSSSGSSYFLTINDGTGQMQLIIFENQAAEIQSNNLDIEDFKDRKVEVTGKITEYNSELEIILSNGDSLKIKNQ; this is encoded by the coding sequence ATGGAAATTACAGATGACAAATTACTAAGAATAGCATTGATAACTTCTCTCATTGGAATAATCGGCCTGTTGATACTTACGCCAACGATTGAAGTTAAAAAAGTAAAGATTGAGGACATAACCCGCTCAATGATAGATGAAGAGGTATCTGTTGACTGTGTCGTTAGCGAAATAGCAAAATCCTCATCAGGAAGCAGTTATTTTTTAACAATTAATGATGGGACTGGCCAGATGCAACTAATAATATTCGAAAATCAGGCAGCTGAAATACAATCGAATAATCTTGACATTGAGGACTTCAAAGACAGGAAAGTTGAGGTTACAGGAAAAATAACCGAATATAATTCGGAGCTGGAAATAATTTTATCGAATGGTGACAGCCTAAAAATCAAAAATCAATAA
- a CDS encoding tetratricopeptide repeat protein produces MPILSFSSNDIDVITGKKTRTIRKAWKTPLKKGDRLYCYWNLVSKEKMKIFEALVTDVENIPFREIKDDDELAAREGFKDSYDMLREFKKMYGGQIDDDDEFQIIYFEKLDIDDWKGDKIDEKAMITKRADILFDSGKFDKSTMCYEAALRLDPDDVYLLNKQGDNLSRLGKFDEAIGCYDKALEFEPDNEYILNNKAIALLNAGRIDEAYKASTIAYNFRPSSPIVLYWRGFILEMLGRYDAALRVYDKLIVIDGENPEVWNARGNLLTDMGMLEEAIQSFDKAVEVCLDDSEMDAAAINRMGNAYIDLGKFDEALECFNKAISLEKYNIDFLLNKGVVLMELGKFEEAVDSFNKVLLRNPDNEDAFFLKEECLENF; encoded by the coding sequence ATGCCGATTTTGTCATTTTCAAGTAATGATATTGATGTAATCACTGGTAAAAAGACCAGAACAATACGTAAAGCATGGAAGACTCCACTTAAGAAAGGAGACAGGCTTTACTGCTACTGGAATCTGGTTTCAAAAGAGAAGATGAAAATCTTTGAGGCATTGGTGACTGATGTTGAGAATATTCCTTTTAGAGAAATTAAGGATGATGATGAATTGGCCGCTAGAGAGGGCTTTAAAGATTCTTATGACATGCTGAGGGAATTCAAAAAGATGTATGGTGGCCAGATCGATGATGATGATGAATTCCAGATAATCTATTTTGAAAAGCTTGACATTGATGATTGGAAAGGCGACAAGATAGACGAAAAGGCAATGATTACCAAAAGGGCAGACATTCTTTTTGACAGCGGTAAGTTCGATAAGTCCACAATGTGTTATGAAGCCGCTTTAAGGCTTGACCCGGATGATGTTTATCTGCTCAATAAGCAGGGAGATAATCTATCCAGGCTGGGCAAATTCGATGAAGCCATAGGATGTTATGACAAGGCATTGGAATTCGAGCCTGACAATGAGTATATCCTAAACAATAAGGCCATTGCGCTCCTGAATGCAGGAAGGATTGATGAAGCATACAAGGCCAGCACAATTGCATACAATTTCAGGCCAAGCAGTCCGATTGTATTGTATTGGAGAGGGTTCATCCTGGAAATGCTTGGAAGGTATGATGCAGCATTGAGGGTTTATGACAAGCTCATTGTAATCGATGGGGAAAATCCTGAAGTCTGGAATGCGAGAGGAAACCTGTTGACTGATATGGGCATGTTGGAAGAGGCTATTCAATCATTTGATAAGGCTGTGGAAGTATGTTTGGATGACTCCGAGATGGATGCGGCTGCAATCAACAGGATGGGCAATGCTTACATCGATTTGGGTAAATTTGACGAAGCTCTTGAATGCTTTAACAAAGCAATATCCTTAGAAAAATATAACATTGATTTTTTACTTAACAAGGGTGTTGTTTTAATGGAATTGGGCAAATTTGAAGAGGCGGTTGATAGTTTCAACAAGGTTCTTCTCAGAAATCCCGATAATGAGGATGCATTTTTCCTAAAAGAAGAATGTTTGGAAAACTTTTAA
- a CDS encoding DUF4012 domain-containing protein, producing MRRRKKLIIAILLVILLGLLTVIAGTLFLTPDLSSENKNILVLASDKGEQPNGSVDMAFMVHLEGGHFVNYTPVYPGGMAHPSQPAPGGLNGKMLLHDCLWDGTDQGMEYAKEIVEHNTGMHADAVVLVYSESIDNIIDSIRPLYVDGEISNLSAVDIIRSNDAYNGYAGNDNVQGNMSRGDAVMVLTKAIINATKDPDKKETMIKKALEEYNNGNIIMKPEGSFTKLLATKGLESLMN from the coding sequence ATGAGACGAAGAAAAAAACTGATTATTGCAATTCTTCTTGTGATTCTTCTGGGATTGCTGACCGTAATTGCTGGAACACTATTCTTGACTCCAGACTTATCATCAGAAAACAAGAATATCCTAGTGTTGGCTTCCGATAAGGGCGAACAGCCAAACGGAAGTGTAGATATGGCATTCATGGTACATCTGGAAGGAGGCCATTTTGTCAATTATACCCCAGTATATCCTGGAGGTATGGCTCACCCGTCACAACCTGCCCCTGGAGGTCTTAACGGAAAAATGCTTCTTCACGACTGTCTTTGGGATGGAACAGACCAAGGTATGGAATACGCAAAGGAAATCGTGGAACATAATACCGGAATGCACGCCGATGCTGTAGTTCTCGTTTACAGTGAAAGTATCGACAACATCATTGATTCCATCAGACCACTCTATGTGGATGGCGAAATCTCAAACCTCAGTGCTGTTGACATTATCCGTTCAAATGATGCATACAACGGTTATGCGGGCAACGACAATGTTCAAGGAAACATGTCCAGAGGCGATGCGGTAATGGTATTGACCAAAGCAATCATCAATGCCACAAAAGATCCTGACAAAAAGGAAACAATGATTAAAAAGGCCCTTGAAGAATACAATAATGGAAACATTATCATGAAACCTGAGGGTTCATTTACAAAATTACTAGCTACAAAAGGACTTGAAAGTTTAATGAACTGA
- a CDS encoding queuosine precursor transporter, with the protein MFENLTKKELYAILTGVFTACLIISNVIAGKTFDFFSFALPCGVVIFPVIYIVNDVLTEVYGYERARNVILLGFFDESYSCSLLFNHDCTAGTGIF; encoded by the coding sequence ATGTTTGAAAATCTCACAAAAAAGGAATTGTATGCAATTTTGACTGGTGTTTTTACTGCGTGCCTGATTATATCTAATGTTATTGCCGGCAAAACATTTGACTTTTTTTCATTTGCTCTTCCTTGCGGTGTTGTAATATTTCCTGTAATTTACATCGTCAATGATGTTTTGACAGAAGTTTATGGCTATGAAAGGGCAAGAAATGTAATTCTTCTAGGTTTTTTTGATGAATCTTATAGCTGCAGTCTGTTATTCAATCACGATTGCACTGCCGGCACCGGCATTTTTTGA
- a CDS encoding anaerobic ribonucleoside-triphosphate reductase activating protein: MYVGGSVISSVEFHGNMSLVIFMSGCPLTCRYCHNVELLDDKTDKSFEEIRHEIDSSADFLDAVVISGGEPLLQLDALIEIFTYVRQLGLKTKLDTSGIYPDKIKQLLDLKLLDFVSLDVKTTFSKYRKITGSNVGFQVKKSMELINADENVHLEVRTTYVPTLHTKKDIVNLVDEIEADIYTIQQFRNKNVLDPALEKVEVPNPHDLEKLAREIKPFFDGQVKVKSAEFGERVVE; this comes from the coding sequence ATGTATGTTGGCGGATCAGTAATATCTTCTGTTGAATTTCATGGAAATATGTCATTAGTCATTTTCATGTCTGGATGTCCTTTGACTTGCAGATATTGTCATAATGTGGAACTTTTGGATGACAAGACCGATAAATCATTTGAAGAAATCAGACATGAAATCGATTCTTCAGCGGATTTTCTTGATGCGGTTGTGATTTCTGGCGGTGAGCCATTGCTGCAGCTGGACGCATTAATCGAGATATTTACTTATGTTCGCCAGTTAGGATTAAAAACAAAATTGGATACAAGCGGTATTTATCCAGATAAAATCAAGCAATTATTGGATTTGAAACTGTTGGATTTCGTTTCGCTTGACGTCAAGACAACATTCTCAAAGTATAGAAAAATAACAGGTTCCAATGTCGGTTTTCAGGTTAAAAAATCCATGGAGCTAATTAATGCCGATGAGAATGTTCATCTGGAAGTGAGAACCACTTATGTTCCAACATTGCACACCAAAAAAGACATTGTTAATTTGGTCGATGAGATTGAAGCGGACATCTACACGATTCAGCAATTTAGAAATAAGAATGTGTTGGATCCTGCTCTTGAGAAAGTAGAAGTTCCAAACCCTCATGATTTGGAAAAGTTGGCTCGTGAAATCAAACCATTTTTTGACGGTCAGGTCAAAGTCAAATCAGCAGAATTTGGAGAAAGGGTAGTTGAGTAA
- the glmM gene encoding phosphoglucosamine mutase, with protein MAAKKLFGTSGIRGLIGSEVTCELALNVGKSLAYYLGNEGTVVIGYDTRTTNEMLDQAICAGFLESGVNVVKIGMVPTPLVGYATEKLDADAGIMLTASHNPSPYNGIKLWNKNGMAYTSEQEAKIEEIYANKDYVSVSWDKVGCLSVNEEIKGQYVDDLVSMVDIKEGLKVVIDCASGAGSEISPLVFRKAGCEVTTLNSQPDGFFPGRKPEPNAENLGNLMKTVVAIGADLGIAHDGDADRMITVDEKGNISPFDSLLALISKQFDGDIVTTVDAGLCMDESVKGEVLRTKVGDVNVAEVIIEKDASFGGEPSGTWLHPDFCMCPDGILSGLRMAEIVSRDGKLSDLLDEIPSYPNIREKITCSKEAKIKVMENMEELLTDAFDDVVDVNSIDGVRLTFEDDSWVLVRPSGTEDYIRITLESRDGERAEEIKETCVKIINENL; from the coding sequence ATGGCGGCAAAAAAACTGTTCGGAACCTCAGGAATCAGGGGTTTGATAGGCTCTGAGGTAACTTGCGAGCTTGCATTGAATGTTGGAAAATCACTGGCATATTATTTGGGAAATGAAGGAACTGTCGTTATAGGTTATGATACAAGAACCACTAATGAAATGCTCGACCAGGCCATATGCGCAGGGTTTTTGGAAAGCGGAGTGAATGTGGTTAAAATCGGAATGGTTCCAACTCCATTGGTGGGTTACGCCACTGAAAAACTAGATGCAGATGCTGGAATAATGCTGACCGCATCCCACAACCCGTCCCCATATAATGGCATAAAATTATGGAATAAAAACGGAATGGCATACACTTCCGAGCAGGAAGCAAAGATTGAAGAAATCTATGCCAATAAGGATTATGTTTCCGTCAGTTGGGACAAAGTCGGTTGTCTAAGTGTCAATGAGGAAATCAAAGGCCAGTATGTTGATGATCTGGTCAGCATGGTTGACATTAAGGAAGGACTTAAAGTAGTCATCGATTGTGCATCCGGTGCCGGAAGCGAAATATCACCTTTAGTATTTAGAAAAGCCGGATGTGAAGTAACCACCCTAAATTCACAGCCGGACGGATTTTTCCCAGGAAGAAAACCGGAACCGAATGCAGAAAACCTTGGCAATCTGATGAAAACTGTAGTGGCTATCGGAGCAGACCTTGGAATAGCCCATGACGGCGATGCGGATAGGATGATCACCGTTGATGAGAAAGGAAACATCTCTCCATTCGATTCACTTTTGGCATTGATATCCAAGCAGTTCGACGGGGACATCGTGACAACTGTCGATGCAGGCCTATGCATGGATGAATCCGTAAAGGGCGAAGTCTTGAGAACCAAAGTGGGGGATGTAAATGTGGCTGAAGTAATCATTGAAAAAGATGCAAGTTTCGGCGGAGAACCGTCCGGAACATGGCTGCATCCGGATTTCTGCATGTGTCCTGACGGAATCCTTTCAGGTTTGAGAATGGCTGAAATAGTCTCAAGAGACGGTAAACTGTCTGACCTTTTAGATGAAATCCCGTCTTATCCTAACATCCGTGAAAAGATAACCTGCTCTAAAGAAGCTAAAATCAAAGTTATGGAAAATATGGAAGAGCTGCTCACCGATGCATTTGATGATGTCGTCGATGTCAATTCAATCGATGGGGTAAGGCTGACATTTGAGGATGACAGCTGGGTTTTGGTAAGGCCTTCCGGAACTGAAGACTATATCAGAATAACTTTGGAATCTCGCGATGGTGAAAGGGCAGAAGAGATTAAGGAAACCTGTGTAAAAATCATTAATGAAAACTTGTAA
- the glmU gene encoding bifunctional sugar-1-phosphate nucleotidylyltransferase/acetyltransferase, with the protein MKAIILSAGEGSRMRPLTLTKPKTMLPVAGKPIIQYNIESLRNNGIKDILLIVRYKEEMVREYFGDGSELDVNITYKTQKDFLGTANAISYGEDFIEDSLIVLNGDIILDDEIIHEIIKKYNYMAPDTLMVLTEVEDPSAFGAVEIEDGNIKNIVEKPKKEEAPSNLVNTGIYIFNKDIFEKIKSTEISERGEYEITDSVSLQIADGKKVIGHKTNKDWIDVGRPWELIEVNEELISQLKTEIRGVVEDGAHIHGEIFLDEGSIIRSGVYIEGNVYIGKNCDIGPNSYIRGNSYFGDSVHVGNAVEIKNSIVMENTNVSHLSYVGDSVIGSNCNIAAGTNIANLRFDNRSVKTKIKNQMIDSGRRKLGSIIGDSVKTGINSSFSPGVKVGHNSTIGSGVLLYDDVPSDTRVLVKQNHIIQDKNKKKE; encoded by the coding sequence GTGAAAGCAATTATTTTGAGTGCCGGTGAAGGTTCTAGGATGAGGCCGTTAACACTTACAAAGCCTAAAACCATGTTGCCGGTAGCTGGAAAACCAATCATACAATATAACATTGAATCATTAAGGAACAATGGCATAAAGGATATTTTGTTGATTGTTCGTTATAAGGAAGAGATGGTTCGCGAATATTTTGGCGATGGCAGTGAGTTGGATGTCAACATCACTTACAAAACACAGAAGGATTTTTTAGGAACTGCAAATGCGATTTCTTATGGTGAGGATTTCATCGAGGATAGTCTGATAGTCTTAAACGGGGATATTATCCTGGACGATGAGATCATCCATGAAATCATCAAGAAATACAACTATATGGCTCCAGACACATTGATGGTGTTGACTGAAGTGGAAGACCCTTCCGCTTTCGGTGCTGTTGAAATCGAAGACGGCAACATCAAGAACATCGTTGAAAAACCTAAAAAGGAAGAGGCACCAAGCAATCTCGTAAACACTGGTATTTACATATTCAATAAGGACATTTTTGAAAAAATCAAGAGCACGGAAATTTCTGAGAGGGGAGAATACGAAATTACAGATTCAGTGTCCTTGCAGATAGCTGATGGCAAAAAGGTAATCGGCCATAAAACCAACAAGGATTGGATTGACGTTGGTCGTCCATGGGAGCTGATTGAAGTTAATGAAGAGCTGATCAGCCAGCTGAAAACAGAAATTAGGGGTGTTGTCGAGGACGGAGCCCACATTCACGGGGAAATATTTCTGGATGAAGGAAGCATTATACGTTCTGGCGTTTACATTGAAGGGAATGTCTACATAGGCAAGAACTGCGACATAGGCCCTAACTCATACATCCGTGGAAATTCATATTTCGGCGACAGCGTGCACGTCGGAAATGCCGTTGAAATCAAGAATTCAATCGTTATGGAAAATACGAATGTCAGTCACTTAAGCTATGTTGGAGACTCAGTAATCGGTTCAAATTGTAATATAGCTGCGGGAACCAACATTGCTAATTTGCGTTTTGACAATCGTTCCGTTAAAACCAAAATCAAAAATCAAATGATAGATAGTGGAAGACGTAAACTGGGATCCATCATTGGGGATTCCGTAAAGACCGGAATCAACTCCAGTTTTTCACCGGGTGTAAAAGTAGGCCATAATTCCACTATAGGTTCTGGGGTTTTGTTATATGATGATGTCCCCTCCGATACTCGCGTATTGGTAAAACAGAATCATATCATACAAGATAAAAATAAGAAGAAAGAATAA